The Streptomyces kanamyceticus genome window below encodes:
- the egtC gene encoding ergothioneine biosynthesis protein EgtC, translated as MCRHLAFLGPPEPLGSLLVEPAHSLYRQSWEPRRQRHGTVNADGFGVGWYAEGDPVPARYRRAGPIWGDQSFADLSRVVRTGALLGAVRDATLGGADGEAAAAPFASGPWLFSHNGAIAGWPRSLASLAARLPAAELLSMEARCDSALVWALVLHRLRAGDEEGQALADTVIEVADAAPGSRLNLLLTNGDTVAATAWGDTLWYLAEPDRRTVVASEPYDDDPHWREVPDRTLLAASRTDVLLTPLKEPTA; from the coding sequence ATGTGCCGTCACCTCGCCTTCCTCGGCCCGCCCGAGCCGCTCGGCAGTCTCCTCGTGGAGCCCGCGCACAGCCTGTACCGCCAGTCCTGGGAGCCCCGGCGCCAGCGGCACGGCACCGTCAACGCCGACGGGTTCGGCGTGGGCTGGTACGCCGAGGGAGACCCGGTGCCCGCCCGCTACCGCCGCGCCGGGCCGATCTGGGGCGACCAGTCGTTCGCCGACCTGTCCCGGGTGGTGCGCACCGGGGCACTGCTCGGCGCGGTGCGGGACGCGACCCTCGGGGGCGCGGACGGGGAGGCCGCGGCCGCCCCGTTCGCCTCGGGGCCCTGGCTGTTCAGCCACAACGGGGCGATCGCGGGCTGGCCGCGTTCCCTGGCGTCCCTCGCCGCCCGGCTGCCCGCCGCCGAACTACTCTCGATGGAGGCGCGCTGCGACTCCGCGCTGGTGTGGGCGCTCGTGCTGCACCGGCTGCGGGCCGGTGACGAGGAGGGCCAGGCCCTCGCGGACACCGTCATCGAGGTCGCCGACGCCGCCCCCGGATCGCGCCTCAACCTCCTCCTCACCAACGGCGACACAGTCGCCGCGACCGCCTGGGGCGACACCCTCTGGTACCTCGCGGAGCCCGACCGCCGCACCGTCGTCGCCTCCGAGCCCTACGACGACGATCCGCACTGGCGCGAGGTGCCCGACCGCACCCTGCTCGCCGCAAGCCGCACCGACGTACTGCTGACCCCGCTCAAGGAGCCCACCGCGTGA
- the egtD gene encoding L-histidine N(alpha)-methyltransferase, which produces MSPFLLTRTLPEDATDAALRADVLHGLSRTPKTLPPKWFYDARGSALFEEITTLPEYYPTRAEREILVTRAAEIAEITGARTLIELGSGSSEKTRHLIDAMATLDTYVPVDVSESALTGAANALLAQRPSLSVHALIADFTRGLALPGTPGPRLVAFLGGTIGNLLPTERAAFLASVRGLLSPGDMLLLGTDLVKDESVLVSAYDDGAGVTAAFNKNVLTVMNRELEADFDPAAFQHVAVWDREHEWIEMRLRARADQTVKIPTLGLAVDFTAGEELRTEISAKFREDGVRSELAAAELKLSHWWTDERGRFALSLSTAA; this is translated from the coding sequence GTGAGCCCGTTCCTGCTGACCCGGACCCTTCCCGAGGACGCCACCGACGCCGCGCTGCGCGCCGACGTGCTGCACGGCCTCAGCCGCACCCCCAAGACGCTGCCGCCCAAGTGGTTCTACGACGCGCGCGGCAGCGCCCTCTTCGAGGAGATCACCACCCTGCCCGAGTACTACCCGACGCGCGCCGAGCGCGAGATCCTGGTCACCCGCGCCGCGGAGATCGCGGAGATCACCGGCGCGCGGACGCTGATCGAACTGGGCTCGGGCTCCTCGGAGAAGACCCGTCACCTCATCGACGCCATGGCCACCCTGGACACCTACGTCCCCGTGGACGTCAGCGAGAGCGCGCTGACCGGCGCCGCGAACGCGCTCCTCGCCCAGCGCCCCTCGCTCTCCGTGCACGCGCTGATCGCCGACTTCACCCGCGGGCTCGCGCTGCCCGGCACGCCCGGGCCGCGCCTGGTCGCCTTCCTCGGCGGCACGATCGGCAACCTGCTGCCCACGGAGCGCGCGGCGTTCCTCGCCTCCGTGCGCGGACTCCTCTCCCCCGGCGACATGCTGCTGCTCGGCACGGACCTGGTGAAGGACGAGTCGGTGCTCGTCTCCGCCTACGACGACGGGGCCGGGGTGACCGCCGCCTTCAACAAGAACGTCCTCACGGTGATGAACCGCGAGCTGGAGGCCGACTTCGACCCCGCGGCCTTCCAGCACGTGGCCGTCTGGGACCGCGAGCACGAGTGGATCGAGATGCGGCTGCGCGCGCGGGCCGACCAGACGGTGAAGATCCCCACGCTCGGCCTCGCGGTCGACTTCACCGCGGGCGAGGAACTCCGCACGGAGATCTCGGCGAAGTTCAGGGAGGACGGCGTACGCTCCGAACTCGCCGCCGCGGAGCTGAAGCTGAGCCACTGGTGGACGGACGAGAGAGGGCGCTTCGCGCTGTCGCTCAGTACGGCCGCGTAG
- a CDS encoding extracellular solute-binding protein, whose translation MTHVKPRRRPSTPRVHVRALVLVVASSTLLAGCGLLPGKDGRRTVTLWLMKGSASPEFVDRFTEDFEKQHDDIDLDVRVQEWTGIGAKVKKALKDDSGDGPDVIEVGNTQVAQYVDEGGLYDLTLESARDLGMDDWLPGLAEPGRFDNAQYGIPWYAANRVVIYHKDLFAEAGIKSPPRTRAQWLADTEKLNTGGSQGIYLAGQDWYTLSGFIWDEGGDLAKETRGSWKGTLHAPAALRGMEFYRQLQALGQGPRDADEEHPAQSGVFAKGGVAQIIAVPGAARAIEEKNPELKGKLGYFPIPGKTAGKPGAVFTGGSDLVVPERGDDHKGAVKVIEALAGKKWQTDLARTMNYVPNKAKLAPAVAGDEGSAAMAVGAANGRATPNSPRWAGVEAKNPIKGYMTKVLNGGDPATEARRASGRITDVLDVAGP comes from the coding sequence GTGACCCACGTGAAGCCCCGCCGCCGCCCCAGCACGCCCCGCGTCCACGTCCGCGCGCTCGTCCTCGTCGTCGCCTCCTCGACCCTGCTCGCCGGATGCGGGCTGCTGCCGGGGAAGGACGGGCGCAGGACCGTCACCCTCTGGCTGATGAAGGGCAGCGCGTCACCGGAATTCGTCGATCGGTTCACCGAGGATTTCGAGAAGCAGCACGACGACATCGACCTGGACGTACGCGTCCAGGAATGGACCGGCATCGGCGCCAAGGTGAAGAAGGCGCTCAAGGACGACAGCGGTGATGGACCCGATGTCATCGAGGTCGGCAACACCCAGGTCGCGCAGTACGTCGACGAGGGCGGCCTGTACGACCTCACGCTGGAGTCCGCGCGCGACCTCGGCATGGACGACTGGCTGCCGGGCCTCGCCGAGCCGGGACGCTTCGACAACGCGCAGTACGGCATCCCCTGGTACGCCGCGAACCGCGTCGTGATCTACCACAAGGACCTGTTCGCCGAGGCGGGCATCAAGAGCCCGCCGCGCACGCGCGCGCAGTGGCTCGCGGACACCGAGAAGCTCAACACCGGCGGCAGCCAGGGCATCTACCTCGCGGGCCAGGACTGGTACACCCTCTCCGGGTTCATCTGGGACGAGGGCGGCGACCTCGCCAAGGAGACCCGCGGGTCCTGGAAGGGCACGCTCCACGCGCCCGCCGCGCTGCGCGGCATGGAGTTCTACCGGCAGTTGCAGGCGCTCGGGCAGGGGCCGCGCGACGCCGACGAGGAACATCCGGCGCAGTCCGGGGTGTTCGCGAAGGGCGGCGTCGCGCAGATCATCGCCGTGCCGGGCGCGGCGCGGGCCATCGAGGAGAAGAACCCCGAGCTGAAGGGCAAGCTGGGCTACTTCCCCATCCCCGGCAAGACGGCGGGCAAGCCGGGCGCGGTCTTCACCGGTGGCTCCGACCTCGTCGTGCCCGAGCGCGGCGACGACCACAAGGGAGCCGTCAAGGTCATCGAGGCCCTGGCGGGCAAGAAGTGGCAGACCGATCTGGCCCGGACCATGAACTACGTACCGAACAAGGCGAAGCTGGCCCCCGCGGTCGCGGGCGACGAGGGCAGCGCCGCGATGGCGGTCGGTGCGGCGAACGGCCGCGCGACCCCCAATTCGCCCCGCTGGGCCGGGGTCGAGGCGAAGAACCCCATCAAGGGCTATATGACCAAGGTCCTGAACGGCGGCGACCCGGCGACCGAGGCGCGCAGGGCGTCGGGCCGGATCACCGACGTCCTGGACGTGGCGGGTCCGTGA
- a CDS encoding dodecin, whose translation MSDHTYRVTEIVGTSQEGVDQAIRNGIARASQNLRSLDWFEVTQVRGHIEDGEIQHYQVGLKVGFRLEE comes from the coding sequence ATGTCGGATCACACGTATCGCGTCACCGAGATCGTCGGCACCTCGCAGGAGGGGGTCGACCAGGCCATCCGCAATGGGATCGCGCGGGCCTCGCAGAACCTTCGGTCGCTGGACTGGTTCGAGGTCACGCAGGTGCGGGGGCATATTGAGGACGGGGAGATTCAGCACTATCAGGTGGGGCTGAAGGTTGGGTTCCGCTTGGAGGAATAG